The following proteins are encoded in a genomic region of Planctomycetaceae bacterium:
- a CDS encoding alpha-L-arabinofuranosidase C-terminal domain-containing protein, with protein sequence MSVRIEILPNQTKHRISPYIEGQFIEHLGGCIYDGIWVGEGSDIPNDGGIRLDTLDAMRKIAPPVVRWPGGQWADNYHWADGIGPRDARPVRQNLGWNAIESNQFGTHEFMRFCELLGPATQKYLCCNLGTGTVEEARSWAEYCNCAADTTLTRQRAANGHPAPFNVMFWGLGNEANYALDGLMGAAQYALSVRRFAGYVKMFASQAQLPWSKNINDARTVLALMPGWLDPFFSSIPEGERDTVMCFCDLLAYHFYAGGDATADDPPATKHLKFIASLEGMETNLKLYTEYAVKYTRDYHSVDIAVDEWGLWRKEADITAGLGQPSDMCDALFAAAVLHVFHRFEKVAMANLAQTMNVLHSLIFTQGEKFYCSPSYHVFEMLRGHRGGQVLDTRVDFPPALTLPGGKTRAALSVSATKSDDGILLSLLNLSPDTEMKVDLAIPDAARWSVKQMRRLGGAGLDAANTFARPTAVMPADLPAPAPADVVCLSLPAASVTVLRLNA encoded by the coding sequence ATGAGTGTTCGCATCGAGATCTTGCCCAACCAGACCAAACACCGCATCAGTCCTTACATCGAGGGGCAATTCATCGAGCATCTGGGCGGGTGCATCTATGACGGCATCTGGGTGGGCGAGGGGTCCGACATCCCCAACGACGGCGGGATCCGCCTGGACACTCTCGATGCCATGCGCAAGATCGCCCCGCCGGTGGTGCGATGGCCGGGCGGGCAGTGGGCTGACAATTACCACTGGGCCGACGGGATCGGCCCGCGCGACGCTCGGCCGGTGCGGCAGAACCTGGGCTGGAACGCCATCGAGAGCAACCAGTTCGGTACGCACGAGTTCATGCGGTTCTGCGAGCTGCTGGGCCCGGCGACGCAAAAATATCTCTGCTGCAACCTGGGCACCGGCACGGTGGAAGAAGCCCGAAGTTGGGCCGAGTACTGCAACTGCGCCGCCGATACCACGCTCACGCGCCAGCGGGCGGCCAACGGGCACCCCGCGCCGTTCAACGTGATGTTCTGGGGCCTGGGCAACGAGGCCAACTACGCCCTCGACGGGCTGATGGGCGCTGCCCAGTACGCCCTGAGCGTGCGGCGGTTCGCGGGGTACGTCAAGATGTTTGCCTCGCAGGCACAGTTGCCCTGGAGCAAGAACATCAACGACGCCAGGACCGTGCTGGCCCTGATGCCCGGCTGGCTCGATCCGTTCTTCAGTTCGATCCCCGAAGGCGAGCGCGACACCGTCATGTGCTTCTGCGACTTGCTGGCGTACCACTTCTACGCCGGCGGCGATGCAACCGCCGACGACCCGCCGGCCACCAAGCACCTCAAGTTCATCGCCTCGCTGGAAGGCATGGAGACCAACCTGAAGCTGTACACAGAATATGCGGTGAAGTACACGCGCGATTATCACAGCGTCGACATCGCCGTGGACGAGTGGGGCCTGTGGCGAAAGGAAGCCGACATCACCGCCGGCCTCGGTCAGCCCTCGGACATGTGCGACGCTCTTTTCGCCGCGGCTGTGCTGCACGTGTTCCACCGTTTTGAGAAGGTGGCCATGGCCAACCTGGCCCAGACGATGAACGTGCTGCATTCGCTGATCTTCACGCAAGGCGAGAAGTTCTACTGCTCGCCGAGCTATCACGTCTTCGAGATGCTCCGCGGCCACCGCGGCGGCCAGGTGCTCGATACGCGCGTCGACTTCCCGCCGGCGCTGACGTTGCCCGGCGGTAAAACCCGCGCCGCCCTATCCGTCTCGGCGACAAAGAGCGACGATGGCATCCTGCTCTCGCTGCTGAACCTCAGCCCCGACACTGAAATGAAAGTGGACCTGGCCATTCCCGACGCCGCGCGATGGAGCGTCAAGCAGATGCGCCGCCTCGGCGGCGCCGGCCTTGATGCCGCCAACACCTTCGCCCGCCCCACCGCGGTAATGCCGGCCGACCTGCCCGCCCCCGCGCCGGCGGATGTGGTTTGTCTCTCGCTACCGGCCGCATCAGTGACCGTGCTGCGACTGAACGCATAA
- a CDS encoding cytochrome d ubiquinol oxidase subunit II: MDQVTGAYIWAGLIGLMLALYVVLDGFDLGVGVLSLLTRDRRLRPLMMSNIGAIWDANETWLVVAGGALFGAFPVAYSVALNAFYIPVSVMIFGLAFRAVSFEFGAHSNRKALWERAFGAGSLLAVLGQGFTVGGLLGGVAVADAAFVGGTWDWASGFSALVALAVTMGYVTIGAAYLRMRADEPLAAPVRRWLIGASIGMAVAALAATAAMPFLQQRVRESWIARDTQYLLPGLAIGAAFGFAMLIVTTFFRKRTRWPFYLSLLAFVLTLAGGITVMYPYAIPPSVTVPQAAASRETLVFMLIGIGPLVPVMLLYNAYLYRVFLRPEKSSKFEDRSSKRGAGE; this comes from the coding sequence ATGGACCAGGTCACCGGCGCGTACATCTGGGCGGGCCTGATCGGGCTGATGCTCGCGCTGTATGTCGTGCTGGACGGGTTTGATCTGGGCGTGGGCGTGCTGTCGTTGCTGACGCGCGACCGGCGCCTGCGCCCGCTGATGATGTCCAACATCGGCGCCATCTGGGACGCCAACGAGACCTGGCTGGTCGTCGCCGGCGGCGCCCTGTTCGGCGCGTTCCCGGTGGCCTACAGCGTGGCCCTCAATGCGTTCTATATTCCCGTCTCGGTGATGATCTTCGGCTTGGCGTTTCGCGCGGTCTCGTTCGAGTTCGGCGCCCACTCGAACCGCAAGGCGCTCTGGGAGCGGGCCTTCGGCGCCGGCAGCCTGTTGGCCGTGCTCGGGCAGGGTTTCACCGTCGGCGGGCTTCTGGGCGGCGTGGCGGTGGCTGATGCCGCTTTCGTCGGCGGAACGTGGGACTGGGCAAGCGGGTTCTCTGCGCTGGTCGCCCTGGCGGTCACCATGGGGTACGTCACCATCGGGGCCGCCTACCTGCGGATGCGGGCCGACGAACCGTTGGCCGCCCCCGTGCGGCGATGGCTCATCGGCGCGTCGATCGGGATGGCCGTAGCGGCGCTGGCGGCCACGGCGGCCATGCCCTTCCTTCAGCAGCGCGTGCGCGAAAGCTGGATCGCCCGCGACACGCAGTACCTCCTGCCGGGCCTGGCGATCGGCGCGGCGTTCGGCTTTGCGATGCTGATCGTCACGACCTTCTTTCGCAAGCGCACCCGCTGGCCGTTCTATCTGAGCCTGCTGGCGTTCGTGCTGACGCTGGCCGGCGGCATCACGGTGATGTACCCGTACGCGATTCCGCCGTCGGTCACCGTCCCCCAGGCCGCCGCCTCGCGCGAGACGCTGGTCTTTATGCTCATCGGCATCGGCCCGCTCGTCCCGGTCATGCTGCTGTACAACGCGTACCTCTACCGGGTCTTCCTGCGGCCGGAAAAGAGTTCGAAGTTCGAAGATCGAAGTTCGAAGCGCGGAGCGGGAGAATAG
- a CDS encoding cytochrome ubiquinol oxidase subunit I, producing MDTFYNPLTLSRLQFAITTSFHMFWPLLTIGLAWWLVALEAAWMITGRETFYRHRHFWGKLFLLGFGVGVASGLPLEFQFGTNWALFSRAGGGFFGNILGFEASMSFMLEAAFLGIMIFGWNRISKGMHLFATIMVAFGATLSAFWIMSANAWMQTPAGTEMVDGRAVPVDYYAAIFNPSWFYSFTHMLAACLATTLFFIGGICAWFISTGRQSETFLKALKGVVLAAAIITPLQIYLGDLSGRGVAKYQPAKTAAMEAHWQTNAPGSGASWAVAAWPDSANERNAWEIRVPYMLSLMTDRSLTGPVTGLKEFPPRDRPPVALPFYALRLMVLIGMSMFALMLWSLAKWARGRLTVERLGKSRWFLRAWMWSIPLGFIAADLGWAVREVGRQPWVIYNVMRTEHGVSNISAANAAWTLVGYTAIYIAILIAFIVLARRVILRGPDETLELSYTAGGGDDDAAAGGH from the coding sequence ATGGACACCTTCTACAATCCACTGACGCTGTCTCGCCTGCAGTTCGCTATCACCACGTCGTTCCACATGTTCTGGCCGCTGCTGACGATCGGACTGGCATGGTGGCTGGTGGCGCTGGAAGCGGCGTGGATGATCACCGGCCGTGAGACGTTCTATCGCCACCGGCATTTCTGGGGCAAGTTGTTCCTGCTGGGCTTCGGCGTCGGGGTGGCCAGTGGCCTGCCGCTGGAGTTTCAGTTCGGCACCAACTGGGCGCTGTTCTCGCGGGCGGGGGGCGGGTTCTTCGGCAACATCCTGGGCTTCGAGGCCAGCATGTCGTTCATGCTCGAAGCGGCGTTTCTGGGCATCATGATCTTCGGCTGGAACCGAATCTCCAAGGGCATGCACCTGTTCGCGACGATCATGGTGGCCTTCGGCGCGACGCTCTCGGCGTTCTGGATCATGTCGGCCAACGCCTGGATGCAGACGCCGGCCGGAACGGAGATGGTCGACGGGCGCGCCGTGCCGGTCGACTACTACGCCGCGATCTTCAACCCCTCGTGGTTCTACTCATTCACGCACATGCTGGCGGCGTGCCTGGCGACGACGCTGTTCTTCATCGGCGGCATCTGCGCGTGGTTCATCAGCACCGGACGCCAGAGCGAAACGTTTCTCAAGGCCCTCAAGGGCGTGGTGCTTGCGGCCGCGATTATCACGCCGCTGCAGATCTACCTGGGCGACCTGTCCGGTCGCGGCGTGGCGAAATACCAACCTGCAAAGACCGCGGCCATGGAGGCGCACTGGCAGACCAACGCCCCCGGCAGCGGCGCGTCGTGGGCGGTAGCGGCGTGGCCGGATTCCGCCAACGAGCGCAACGCCTGGGAGATCCGCGTGCCTTACATGCTGAGCCTCATGACGGATCGTTCGCTGACGGGCCCGGTGACGGGCCTGAAGGAGTTCCCGCCGCGGGACCGCCCGCCGGTGGCCCTGCCGTTCTACGCCCTGAGACTCATGGTGCTCATCGGGATGAGCATGTTCGCGCTGATGCTCTGGTCGCTGGCCAAGTGGGCTCGCGGGCGGCTGACGGTCGAGCGGCTGGGCAAAAGCCGCTGGTTCCTGCGGGCGTGGATGTGGTCGATCCCGCTGGGGTTCATCGCCGCCGACCTGGGCTGGGCGGTGCGCGAGGTCGGCCGCCAGCCGTGGGTCATCTACAACGTCATGCGAACCGAACACGGGGTCTCGAACATCTCGGCCGCCAACGCCGCCTGGACGCTGGTGGGTTACACGGCGATCTACATCGCGATCCTGATCGCGTTCATCGTGCTGGCGCGGCGGGTGATTCTCCGCGGCCCCGACGAGACGCTGGAGCTTTCCTACACCGCCGGCGGGGGCGATGACGACGCCGCGGCGGGGGGCCACTGA